A stretch of DNA from Thermoplasmatales archaeon:
GCAAGCGTATTTTTCTCCCAGCAATCCGCAGAGAAGGCATTGAAAGGTTTTTTATATTCTAAGGGTTATAGAGCAATAATAACTCATTCAATTATTGATTTGCTTAAAGAAATATCAGAAATTGAAGAAAATTTCGAAAAATTTTTTGATTTTGGAAAGGAACTGGATCGCCACTATATAGCGTCTCGTTATCCAAATTTTTATCCTTCAGGAGCTCCATTTGAATTTTATAACAAGGAGGTGGCGGAAAAATGCATAAGTTATGCAGAGTCGATATTAAAAGAAGTAAAGAA
This window harbors:
- a CDS encoding HEPN domain-containing protein; amino-acid sequence: MDKNIKEGMRWLLQAEMDLKTSRDCLKDENYYASVFFSQQSAEKALKGFLYSKGYRAIITHSIIDLLKEISEIEENFEKFFDFGKELDRHYIASRYPNFYPSGAPFEFYNKEVAEKCISYAESILKEVKKYLKE